The window TTGCTCTATGGGCTTGCGCCGCGGGGGCCTGGCCCCCGCAAGATCGCGCCGGTGCCCGAAAGGGCTTAAAACGGGAACACGGTGAGAAGGCCCGGCTCGGGCTTTCGACTCCGAGGCTGTCCCTGCAACTGTAAGCGGTGAGCGCGATGCACCGGTCCGGACTCCTTGTCGGGGCCAGCCACTGGGGCAACCTGGGAAGGCGTGCATCAAGCTGTGACCCGCGAGCCAGGAGACCTGCCAGCGCACCGGTCGCTCTTGCCTTGGTCCAGGGGATGGTCATGGCACGGTAATCCTCCGTCTGAGCGACGACCTGTGCGGCTGGGGCCGCATCGGTGCGTGGCGACGGAGCGACTTGTGCCCGCCCTTCGCCTGCACCGACCGGTTCGCCGGTACGCCCCCGCCACTTCGCTCTGGCGCAAAGGGGGCTTATCCCATGTTGAAGACCGGTTTCATTTCCCTCCTCGCGCTGACGGCGGCGACGCCCGCCTTCGCGCAGTCCAATCCCGACGAAACATCGACCGACGCGAACGGTGATACCATTGTCGTCACGGCCAGCGGCGTCGAACAGAGCCGCACCGAAACGGGCCACACCATTTCCGTTATCACGCGCGACGATCTGGAAACATCGCAAGTGACGTCGATCAGCGACGCTTTAAACCTCGTGCCAGGCGTAGCTGTCGCACAAAGCGGACCCGTCGGATCGCAAACCAGCGTGTTTATCCGCGGCGCCGAAAGCAGCCAGACGCTGGTGCTGATCGATGGCGTGCGGATCAATGATCCTTCGACGCCCAATGGCGCGTTCGATTTCGGTGGATTGCTTACGGGCAATATCGACCGGGTCGAGGTGCTGCGCGGTGCCAATTCGGTCATCTGGGGCAGCCAGGCGATCGGTGGCGTCATCAGCGTGCAAACCGTCGCACCCACGGACACGCTGTCGGCCAATGCTTTCGCCGAATATGGCAGCCATGACACCGCCAAAGTCTTTGGCAATGTGTCGGGCAAGAGTGGGATCATCTCCGGCAGCGTCGGCGCCGGCTATTATCGCACCGACGGTATTTCGTCGCTCATCGGCGGCACCGAACGCGATGGGTACAGGAACTTGTCCGCCAACGGAAAGTTGCTCGTCGAATTCTCGCCTGCCCTCGCGCTCGATCTGCGCGGTTATTACAACAAGGGCCGGATTGAATATGACGACGCCTTTGCCTTTCCGGGCAACCCGGCAAATTCCATTCCCGAATCCGATAACGAACAGTTCGTCGGCTATGCCAGATTGAACCACGACCTGCTCGACGGCAAGTGGAAGGGGCGCCTGTCGTACAGCCGTACCGAGCTGACCCGCAAAGGCAGCGAGGATGGCGCGACCGGTCCTTTCAACTACAATGTTTTCACCGCGCGCGGCAAAGTCGACCGTTTTGCCTATGACGGCAATGTCGACTTCGGCATCGCGTCACTGGTTTTCGGCGGCGCCCATGAAGAGACGTTCGCCAGCACTTTCTATCCCTTGGGCGGTGACACCACACCCACCAGGTTCAAAAGCGACTATTCCAGCTTTTACGGACAGATTGGCGTACACCCGTTTGACGGCCTGACGGTCAACGGCGGCGTGCGATACGAAGATCATTCACAATATGGCGACCACACAAGCTTTGGTGCCGACGCGGCCTATACGCCCAATGATGGCAAGACCATATTCCGCGCGAGCTATGCCGAAGGTTTTCGTGCGCCGACGTTGAGCGAGGCATTGCCGCCATTCGGCAACATCAATCTGAAACCGGAAACCTCCAAAGGCTTTGACGCCGGAATCGAGCACAGTTTTATCGATCGCAAAGTCACGGCGACCGCGACCTACTTCCATCGCAAAAGCAACGACCTCATCGCCTATAATCCCGCGACATTCCAATCGGAGAATATCGGGCGGGTGAAGTCGGAGGGCGTCGAGCTTGGACTTATCGTCCGGCCCAACGACAATCTGGACGTGCGGGTGAATTACGCACTGGTCGATGCTACCACCCGCTCCCCGGGTGCCAATTTTGGCAACCAGCTTGCCCGCCGCCCAAGGGACAAAGCGAGTTTCGTCGCCGACTGGAAATCGCCTTGGGGCCTGAAACTGGGTGCAACGATTGCCCTGACCGGCGACAGTTTCGACAATATCAACAACAGCTTCGCCAATCGCCTCGACGGATACTGGCTGACCGCCGTGCGTGCGGCTTTCCCAATCACCGATCAGCTCGAAGTTTATGGCCGGATCGAAAATCTGTTCGATGAGGATTATGTGGTTGTCAAAGGCTATAATACTTACGGTCGCACAGCCGCCATTGGTATCCGCGTAAAAATCTGATGCAGGGGGTCGGCCTGGCGTCTGTGTTTGCCGCCGCGGTGCTGCTGGTTTCGACCGGCAGCGCCGTGGCGCCGCCCGACGCCGGGCCGCCGCCTTCTAAGCCACTGCGCGTCATGTCGACGAACCAGTGCACCGACCAGCTGGTGCTGGCGCTGCTGCCGCCCGAACGGATCGCGTCGGTGACCTGGCTGTCGCGCGATCCGTCGGGGTCGCTGATGGCCGAGGCGGCGCAGCGAGTCGGCATCAATCACGGCCTTGCCGAAGAGGTCGTCCAGCAACAACCCGATCTGATCGTCGCCGACCGTTTTTCGAAACCGACGACGCGGGCGATGCTCAAACGGCTCGGCTATCCGATGATCGAGGTCGACGACGCGACCAGCTTCGATGCGATCCGCGCCAATGCCCGGCAGGTCGCGCGGGCGGTCGGCGAAGTCGCGCGCGGCGAGGCGATGATCGCCCAAATGGACCGCGAGCTTGCCGAACTGGCTCGCGATCCCGGGCCGCCGCTGCGTGTCGTCGCGTGGGACGGCGGTGGTTTCAGCGCGAGCAAGGGGTCGCTCTATAACGCGGTGCTCGAAGCGGCGGGCGCGGTGAACATCGCCAACGAGCCGCCGGTGTCGCGCTATAATCGCCCCGACACCGAAGTGCTGCTCGTCGCCGCGCCGACCCTGCTCGTCAAGGGCGCCGGGGTCCGCCCCGAATATGGAATGCGCGAGAATATCGAGCGTCATCCGCTCGTTCGCCGCTATTGGGACGGCGCGCGGACGGTGGCGATTTCGCCGGCCTATTATGGCTGCGGCACCCCCAGGATCAGCGAAGCGGCGATCCGGCTGCGCGCCGAACTGCGCGCCGCGGCGAGCCGGGTCCGCACCCCGCTTCCCTTTGCCGGGGTTCATGCGCTGTGATGCGCTGGTTCGTCCCGCTGCTGCTCGTCCTGCTGCTGGCCGCGGGTTTCGTCTCGCTGCTCGCCGGAACGGTGTGGCTGACCCCCGAACAGGCGCTCGGCGGGTTGCTCGCGGGCCGCACCGACCTCGCGTCGCTGATCCTCATCGAAATCCGCCTGCCACGATTGATCCTCGGCCTGATGGTCGGCGCGATCCTCGGCCTGTCGGGTGCGGTGCTGCAGGGGCTGCTGCGCAACCCGCTCGCCGAACCCGGGCTGCTCGGGGTGTCGGCGGGGGCGTCGCTCGGCGCGGTGATCGCGATCTATTTCGGCTTCGCGGCGAGCTTCGCGATGGCGCCGCCCTTGTTCGGCCTCGTCGGCGGTTTCGTCACCGCGGGCACCGCGCTCGCCTTGTCGCGGCGCGGCGGCACATTGTCGCTGATCCTCGCCGGCGCCGCGGTCAGCAGCATCGCCGCCGCCGGGGTCAGCGTCGCGCTCAACGTCGCGCCCAACCCCTATGCGGCATACGAGATCATGGTCTGGCTGATGGGCTCGCTCGTCGACCGCAGCTGGGACCATGTCTGGCTCGCGGCGCCTTTCATCCTCGTTGGCGCTATGCTGTTGCTGCTCACCGGCCGCGCGCTCGACGCGCTGGCGCTCGGCGAGGCGCAGGCCGAAAGTCTCGGCATCCATGTCGCGCGCACCCGCCTGCTCGCGCTGCTCGGTACCGCGATGGGGGTCGGCGCGGCGACCTCGGTCGCGGGGGCGATCAGCTTCGTCGGGCTGATCGCGCCGCATATCGTTCGACCGCTCGTCGGGCACCGGCCCGGCCAGACGCTGGTCCCTGCTGCGCTCGTCGGCGCGCTGCTCGTGACCCTCGCCGATGTCGGCACAAGGCTGCTCGTCGTCGACGGCAAGATCCTCGCGCTCGGGGTGTTCATCAGCCTGTTCGGCGCGCCCTTTTTCCTGTGGCTCGTCCTTCATGTGCAAAGGCGCACCGCATGAGCGCGCTGACCTTCGCCGCAGTGGCCGCGAAACGCGATGCGCGCGTCGTGCTGCGCGACATAGACGCCGTTTTTGCGCCGGGCCGGCTGACTGCGGTGATCGGCCCCAATGGCGCCGGTAAAAGTACGCTCCTCGAAGTCGCGGCGGGGCTACGCGTGCCCGATGCCGGACGCGTCGAACTCGGCGGGCAATCGCTCGCGAGCATCGGTCGCCGGATGCTCGCGCGGCGCCGCGCCTATCTGCCGCAGCGCGCCGAGGTCGAATGGCCTATCAGCGTCGAGCGCGTCGTCGCGCTCGGGTTGACCCCGGTGCTGCCGAGCTTCGGCGATCTGCCAGCCGCGCTGCGCCCCGCGATCGATGACGCGCTCGCCGCCTGCGACCTCACCAGCTTGCGCGACCGCCCGGCGACCAGCCTGTCGGGCGGCGAACTCGCCCGCGCGATGCTGGCGCGCGCGATCGTCGGCGATCCCGAATTGCTGATCGTTGACGAGCCCACCGCGGGGCTCGACCCGCGTCATGCGCTCGACGCGGCGCGGCGGCTGCGCGCGCGTGCCGATGCCGGGCGCACCGTGATCATGGCGATCCACGACCTCGACCTCGCGCTGCGCCACGCCGACGATGTCGTCGCGATCAAGGACGGCGCGTTGCTCGCGGCGGGGTCGGTCGCCGAGGTGATGAGCGAGGACCTACTCGGCGCGCTTTACGAGGTGCAGGTGCGTATCACCCGCGATGCCGACGGTGCCGCGATCCGCTTTCGCGACTGAACCTCAGCGGCATTTCCCGAACCCCGCGCCGCGTACCGCGCGGCCGGGGGTGGCGCCGGTCGGCTCGCCGTCCTTGAGCACGGCGGCGCCGTTGACGAAGACGTCGCGCACCCCGGTCGCATATTGGTGCGGCGCTTCGAAGGTGGCGCGGTCGGCGATCTTGGCGGGATCGAAGATCACGACATCGGCATAATAGCCGGGCTTCAGCGCCCCGCGTTCCTTGATGCCGAGGTTGGTCGCGGGCAGGGTAGTCAGCCGGTACACCGCCTGTTCGAGCGGGATCAGCTTCTCGTCGCGGACGTAACGGCCGAGCAGCCGCGCGAAATTGCCATAGGTGCGCGGATGCGACCCCGATTTCAGGAACACCCCCTCGGCCGATTGCGACGCGGCGTCGGACCCGAAGCTCATCCACGGCAGCTGGACCTGCTTGCGGACATTGTCCTCTGACATCAGGAAATAGACGGTGCCGACGCGCGACCCGTCCTCGACCACCAGGTCCATCGCGGTCTCTTCGGGGCTCTTCCCGCGCATCGCCGCGACTTCGGCGAGCGTTTTGCCGGTCAGCGGTTTGAGCTTGTCGCTTTTGAAGCCCGACAGGATCATCTTGTCGGCGCCCGCGCCGTAAAAGAGATTTTCCCAGTCGCTCCCCGG is drawn from Sphingopyxis sp. OPL5 and contains these coding sequences:
- a CDS encoding TonB-dependent receptor plug domain-containing protein, whose translation is MLKTGFISLLALTAATPAFAQSNPDETSTDANGDTIVVTASGVEQSRTETGHTISVITRDDLETSQVTSISDALNLVPGVAVAQSGPVGSQTSVFIRGAESSQTLVLIDGVRINDPSTPNGAFDFGGLLTGNIDRVEVLRGANSVIWGSQAIGGVISVQTVAPTDTLSANAFAEYGSHDTAKVFGNVSGKSGIISGSVGAGYYRTDGISSLIGGTERDGYRNLSANGKLLVEFSPALALDLRGYYNKGRIEYDDAFAFPGNPANSIPESDNEQFVGYARLNHDLLDGKWKGRLSYSRTELTRKGSEDGATGPFNYNVFTARGKVDRFAYDGNVDFGIASLVFGGAHEETFASTFYPLGGDTTPTRFKSDYSSFYGQIGVHPFDGLTVNGGVRYEDHSQYGDHTSFGADAAYTPNDGKTIFRASYAEGFRAPTLSEALPPFGNINLKPETSKGFDAGIEHSFIDRKVTATATYFHRKSNDLIAYNPATFQSENIGRVKSEGVELGLIVRPNDNLDVRVNYALVDATTRSPGANFGNQLARRPRDKASFVADWKSPWGLKLGATIALTGDSFDNINNSFANRLDGYWLTAVRAAFPITDQLEVYGRIENLFDEDYVVVKGYNTYGRTAAIGIRVKI
- a CDS encoding ABC transporter substrate-binding protein, giving the protein MQGVGLASVFAAAVLLVSTGSAVAPPDAGPPPSKPLRVMSTNQCTDQLVLALLPPERIASVTWLSRDPSGSLMAEAAQRVGINHGLAEEVVQQQPDLIVADRFSKPTTRAMLKRLGYPMIEVDDATSFDAIRANARQVARAVGEVARGEAMIAQMDRELAELARDPGPPLRVVAWDGGGFSASKGSLYNAVLEAAGAVNIANEPPVSRYNRPDTEVLLVAAPTLLVKGAGVRPEYGMRENIERHPLVRRYWDGARTVAISPAYYGCGTPRISEAAIRLRAELRAAASRVRTPLPFAGVHAL
- a CDS encoding FecCD family ABC transporter permease, encoding MRWFVPLLLVLLLAAGFVSLLAGTVWLTPEQALGGLLAGRTDLASLILIEIRLPRLILGLMVGAILGLSGAVLQGLLRNPLAEPGLLGVSAGASLGAVIAIYFGFAASFAMAPPLFGLVGGFVTAGTALALSRRGGTLSLILAGAAVSSIAAAGVSVALNVAPNPYAAYEIMVWLMGSLVDRSWDHVWLAAPFILVGAMLLLLTGRALDALALGEAQAESLGIHVARTRLLALLGTAMGVGAATSVAGAISFVGLIAPHIVRPLVGHRPGQTLVPAALVGALLVTLADVGTRLLVVDGKILALGVFISLFGAPFFLWLVLHVQRRTA
- a CDS encoding ABC transporter ATP-binding protein, with product MSALTFAAVAAKRDARVVLRDIDAVFAPGRLTAVIGPNGAGKSTLLEVAAGLRVPDAGRVELGGQSLASIGRRMLARRRAYLPQRAEVEWPISVERVVALGLTPVLPSFGDLPAALRPAIDDALAACDLTSLRDRPATSLSGGELARAMLARAIVGDPELLIVDEPTAGLDPRHALDAARRLRARADAGRTVIMAIHDLDLALRHADDVVAIKDGALLAAGSVAEVMSEDLLGALYEVQVRITRDADGAAIRFRD